GGAATGACTAATAATAAGATAGAGACTGCTTACTTCTGCTACCTTTAATTATTTATGCACTACAGGGCATACAtatgtcaaaattatttctataaacatgACATGGCACCTTTAGTAAACATAcaatcattataaaatataccAATTGTAGTGTGTATTTAAAAACCCATAATTTATAATACTTTATGTGTAGTGAATACAAAAATATTGGCATCTTGATACAATACTGCAGTATGtaattttttacatttgttcACTTCTAAACCAGTAACATCGCCTTTGGAGAGTAAATGCACCAgacatttcaaattttgttggttaaatggatatttttacattgtaattGAAGGAAGTCAAGATTATGTGAAATATTTGGATACCTATCTTTCATAACATATAAAGAGGCAATGCCCATCATGACAGTGTTAATTGATTATTTGATGTTCCAAATAAAATGTCTTTCAGATGATCTTGAAGATCTAGCAACTTCTTGTGGTGGTTCTTTGCTAGATTCTGCAAAACGGTTGACCCCTGAAAGTCGACAACTCGCCGTGGCATGTGTTGATGAGTTTACATCTGACTATGACAAGAAGCAAGGTAAGCAAAAGGTCACCAAATTCAAAGATTGACATAACCTTTAAATTACATTTGCTAGACAAAAGGCATTTGTCTATTTCTGCTTGTAAACTTTAATTCATGTTTGATAATTGTGTAAAGAGAGCACTCCAAAATTTTTGGATTACCATCTTCAGTTACTTGGTTGAAGTTTTCGTTTTCAGTTCAACTTTGGTAGATTATCTTCCAAATGTCTTAATTAATCACTGCTCCAAAATCATACAGGTGTTAGCGGTGGTAAGCTTTTTTCCAGATTCTCTACCATccatcaaatattaaaatactGATTGTGAATACTACTAAAATGGGGGTTTAACCTTACAATCCTTTAGGGTTTAATACAAATGCATTCCATCTCTCCCACAGACAATGTTGGACTAGCccttatatacattacatatttatttgatgatacatgtacatgtacaatagggGTATTGGGATAAGGTAATTGAAAACACTATATTTTCATGTACTCTGATATTCAAAATATGTACTTTAATATCTtgaataaacaaacatattattgTTTCAGTGACAACTATGACAATGGGATTACAAACAGTGTCTCATGATTGGTTATTGGACTCCATCACAGTCTTCCAAGTGCAGGATTTAACTGAATATCTCATCACTGATAAGGAGCATCAGACTGGTGACAATGAAATGAATGAAACTGAGGAAAAGCAGAATAGAGATAATGCGGAAGTCACTTTAAAGAAAGAAGCACTGTCCATGAGTGGAATTAAAACTAAAGGCAAGGAAAGTATTGACATTGGTAACAACAACGCTGATTTTGGAGGCCAAGATGGTCATATCGATGAGAAAAATGATCCTGATTTTCTGCCTGATCCAAATGATAAGACGCTGGATACTGATCATGATGAAGTCAATTTAAAGAAAGAAGCACTCTCCATGAGTGGAATGAAAACTAAAGGCAAGGAGAGTATTGGCATTTGTAACAACAACACTGATTTTGTAAGCCAAGATGGTCATACAGATGAGAAAAATGATCCTGATTTTCTGCCTGATCCAAATGATAAGACGCTGGATACTGATCATGATGAAGTCAATTTAAAGAAAGAAGCACTCTCCATGAGTGGAATGAAAACTAAAGGCAAGGAGAGTATTGACATTTGTAACAACAACACTGATTTTGTAAGCCAAGATGGTCATACAGATGAGAAAAATGATCCTGATTTTCTGCCTGATTCAGATGATGAGATGCTGGATACTGATCATGATGAAGTCAATATAAAGAGAGAAGCACTGTCCATGAGTGGAATGAAAGATAAAGGCAAGGATAGTATTGACATGTTGTAGCAACAACTACGGTGATTTTGGAGGCCAAGATGGTCATACAGATGAGAAAAATGATCCTGATTTTCTGCCTGATTCAGATGATGAGATGCTGGATACTGATCATGATGAAGTCAATATAAAGAGAGAAGCACTGTCCATGAGTGGAATGAAAGATAAAGGCAAGGATAGTATTGGATGTTGTAGCAGTGACGGTGATTTTGGAGGCCAAGATGATGACACATATGAGATAAATGATCCTGATTTTCTGCCTGATTCAGATGATGAGATGCTGGATACTGATCATGATGAAGTCAATATAAAGAGAGAAGCACTATCCATCAGTAAATCAAAAACGAAAGACAACAAAAGGAAAAGAACAGATGATTGTAACAGTGATGGGAAGAGCAAGGTTATGGTTTCAGATAGTGATTCCAATCCTGAATCAGAAGTGTTTCCTATGCTTAATAGCAAACAAGGGAAAAAGAAGCAAAACTCTGGTGTAAAGGTGCAAATGGctcataatggaaataaaaggAAGTGGGACAAAAAACACTACTGTATGTATTTGTGGTAAAAGCAGTACAAATATCAGAAAGCATTATTTCTCAAAACAACATCGATCTGAAAGCAAGGTACAGCGGATCTTAAGCTTCCCGTTACACTCCAAAGACAGAAACTTGGCATTAGAGGAGCTTAGAAATGCTGGAgattataaacataattatgaagtGATAAAATCTGGAGAAGGAACACTTGTACCTTGGAGAAATGTGACTGAGGAAACAGAAGCATCACAAATGTTACCTTGTGAGTATTGTTTAGCTTTCTTTATGAAGACAGAGCTCTGGAGACATCATACTGTATGCAAGTTCAGGAAGGACTCGGATCAAAAGAAGTATAGAAAGGTATTTAGTAAAGCAGCTGATCTGCTACCATGTGAAACAAAGGTATCGGAAGGCTTCAAGACAAACATTCTGCAAAGAATGTCTGGAGATCAGATATCATTGGTAGCCAGAAATGATACAATCATAACCAAACTTGGAgaaaagttatataaaaaaacatggaCATCTGGAACACATGTACAATTACATTGGACAAAAAATGAGAGAGATGGCTCGCCTACTTATTACTATCAGAGAAGAATCTGAAATTACAACCATGGAAGATCTGATTGAGCCAAGTCATTTTCCTGTTGCACTCAAATGTACACAAAGattatgtggatatgaagagGATACCAACACTTACCGAAATCCGTCATTGGCTCTCAAGTTAGGGTATTCCCTTAAGAAATGTGCATTGATTCAAAAGGCAAATGCCTTGATTGAAGAAGATGACGACAAGCGAAAGAAGGCAGAGAATTTCATTTCTGTCCATGAATTAATGTGGCCTAATGACATTTCCAGTGCTGCACTGACAACCCTAAAAGCAGGAAAATGGAACAAGCCATCCCCTCTCCCTCTAACAGAGGATGTGTCCAAACTTCAAACACTAGTGAAGGAAAAACTGAAGACACTTTCAGCTTCTCTGAGCACTGGAATAGAAAACTCAAAGCCTGAGAAGAATGTGTATGCTCAACTGTCAGAAGTTGCACTGGTAAAGCTTGTAATGTTTAATAGAAGAAGAGGTGGTGAAGCAGAGAGACTAACTATTGAGTCATATCAGCAAAAAAGTGGAAATAATGCCCCTATCAAGGAAATTGAAGATTCCCTATCACCAATGGAAAAGAAAATGTGCTCTCTGTTTCAAAGGGTGGAAATTCGTGAAAGAAGGGCCGTAGGGTCCCAGTGCTGCTTACAAAAGACTTGATAGAAGCAATTGATTTGCTACTAAAAGCTAGGGAGAGTGTTGGAGTTAGCAATGACAACCCTTATGTATTTGCAAGGATGAACTACGGCTCAAATAAAGCAATCAGGGCATCGGATGCACTACGAAAATATGCTAGATTGTGTGGGGTTAAACAAGTTGAAAATGTTACTTCGACAAAGTTAAGAAAGCACATCGCAACAGTCAGCCAGATTATGAAATTTTGGCAGAAATGATTTGGAACAATTGGCAAAATTCATGGGCCATGACATTGATGTCCATAGATCATTCTATCGACTTCCAGAGTCTACTATCCAAGTGGCCAAACTTGGGAAATTCCTTCTTGCTTTGGATTCCGGAGAAGTTAGTAAATACAGTTCTTGCACACTCGATGATGTCACTCTTGAAGATGATGGTAAGCTATGCAAGTATAGATAGAAAATTAATAGTCATTTATGCTGAACTTAAATTTAAGTTTTATCTGGCTCCCTAACAGGCCTTAGTGTTCACAGTAACTCTTAATACATCgattatatgttaatatttgtaaaagtgAAACTTTtactaatatataatataatatgatacTGATACTACAGGACCCAGTTGGTGTATGCTACACATACACTGTGTCTGTAAAGTCGGATTGTGTCGGTAATGCCAGTGATCATGGCACCATTTGGTTAATATGCTCctatgttgtatatataatatctaatTTTTTGATACAATGAAGAAAGTTGACCAAAGTCTGGTATTTACTTCCAAGCTCATTTTCTTGAAAATCTACTGAGGTGACACTAAGCTAggtttaatatttgaaatatctagGTTAGTGTATTTTACACAAGTGTTTTATCTTCATTCTCATGTTCTTTGGTATAGATTTTGCatgtttataaatgattttaaacaacttttatATGATGTACTTCAGATGTTGTCATAGAAGATGACCAGG
This genomic window from Argopecten irradians isolate NY chromosome 4, Ai_NY, whole genome shotgun sequence contains:
- the LOC138322058 gene encoding uncharacterized protein, giving the protein MSEVFTEDVTHVVIKTDPEGSRICDRTLKFFKSIAKKCWLLDYQWIVDSVSAGHLLPEEDFEVIGDTVTEKKHYGPKISRLAESPLLKDYQIYFYGRTCDISKDDLEDLATSCGGSLLDSAKRLTPESRQLAVACVDEFTSDYDKKQVTTMTMGLQTVSHDWLLDSITVFQVQDLTEYLITDKEHQTGDNEMNETEEKQNRDNAEVTLKKEALSMSGIKTKGKESIDIGNNNADFGGQDGHIDEKNDPDFLPDPNDKTLDTDHDEVNLKKEALSMSGMKTKGKESIGICNNNTDFVSQDGHTDEKNDPDFLPDPNDKTLDTDHDEVNLKKEALSMSGMKTKGKESIDICNNNTDFVSQDGHTDEKNDPDFLPDSDDEMLDTDHDEVNIKREALSMSGMKDKGKDSIDML